The following are encoded together in the Magnetococcales bacterium genome:
- a CDS encoding YchF/TatD family DNA exonuclease, with protein MIRLADSHAHLNFPDFQDDLPAVLRRAEEAGVAYINSIATRLSEVEPLLALLQDYPHVYTSVGIHPHHAAEAPDASVEAIMAHCHHPKVVAVGETGLDFHYEFSPREQQEAVFRNHIRAAREMGLPLVVHTREAEEQTRRIMDEESASACGGVIHCFTGSAAMANWALEQGFYLSFSGILTFRAARELQEIAKTLPLERLLIETDAPYLAPIPYRGKRNESAWVVRVAETLATLQDRPLEEVARITTENYCRLFRVGAVAPVRSAEPVKELLAYPIGHALYLNLTKACTLHCEFCPKWHAAPVVHQYDLSLRRHPSAAQVLQAMGDFSAYREIVFCGFGEPTLRLETLLEVAAAIKQRGDFRVRINTDGLANRVFGQDVTPRFRGLIDALSVSLNAQDAATYERICQPALSGSYEAVQSFIRAAKAHVPEVTATAIQGVEGVDIEACRRIAEVELGVRFRVRYLDRLG; from the coding sequence ATGATTCGTCTGGCGGACAGTCACGCCCATTTGAATTTTCCCGATTTTCAGGACGATCTGCCCGCCGTGTTGCGTCGGGCCGAAGAGGCCGGAGTGGCCTACATCAATTCGATCGCCACCCGTCTGAGCGAAGTGGAGCCGTTGCTGGCGCTCCTTCAGGATTATCCCCATGTCTACACCTCGGTGGGCATCCATCCCCATCACGCCGCCGAGGCTCCGGATGCCTCCGTGGAGGCGATCATGGCCCACTGTCATCATCCCAAGGTGGTGGCGGTGGGGGAGACGGGCCTGGATTTCCATTATGAATTCAGTCCCCGCGAGCAACAGGAGGCGGTATTCCGCAACCATATACGCGCCGCCCGGGAGATGGGACTGCCCCTGGTGGTGCATACCCGCGAGGCCGAAGAGCAGACCCGTCGGATCATGGACGAAGAGTCGGCTTCCGCTTGTGGCGGGGTGATCCATTGTTTCACCGGATCGGCGGCCATGGCCAACTGGGCCTTGGAGCAGGGGTTTTATCTATCGTTTTCGGGCATCTTGACCTTCCGGGCCGCCCGGGAGTTGCAAGAGATCGCCAAGACCTTGCCCCTGGAACGCCTCCTGATCGAAACCGACGCCCCCTATCTGGCCCCGATCCCCTATCGGGGCAAACGCAACGAATCCGCCTGGGTGGTGCGGGTGGCCGAGACTCTGGCCACTTTGCAGGATCGTCCCCTGGAGGAGGTGGCCCGCATCACCACGGAGAACTATTGCCGTCTGTTCCGGGTGGGGGCGGTGGCTCCGGTCCGGTCCGCAGAACCGGTGAAAGAGTTGTTGGCCTATCCCATCGGTCACGCCCTTTATCTCAACCTCACCAAGGCTTGCACCCTGCATTGCGAGTTTTGTCCCAAATGGCATGCGGCGCCGGTGGTGCATCAATACGACCTCTCCTTGCGCCGTCATCCCAGCGCCGCCCAGGTATTGCAGGCCATGGGGGATTTTTCCGCCTATCGGGAGATTGTTTTTTGTGGCTTTGGCGAGCCGACCCTGCGGCTGGAAACCTTGCTGGAAGTGGCCGCTGCCATCAAACAGCGGGGGGATTTCCGGGTACGGATCAATACCGATGGATTGGCCAACCGGGTCTTTGGACAGGATGTGACCCCACGTTTCCGGGGGTTGATCGACGCCTTGTCGGTGTCGCTGAACGCCCAGGACGCAGCCACCTATGAGCGCATCTGTCAACCCGCCTTGAGCGGCTCTTATGAGGCGGTGCAGTCCTTCATCCGCGCCGCCAAAGCGCATGTGCCGGAAGTGACGGCCACCGCCATCCAGGGGGTGGAAGGGGTGGATATCGAGGCGTGCCGACGGATCGCGGAAGTGGAACTGGGGGTGCGATTCCGGGTGCGTTATCTGGATCGTCTGGGCTGA
- a CDS encoding DUF2062 domain-containing protein produces the protein MDPSPVTPVQPSAPPMAAPCPTPRPNRPTGWRRWLTILRVNARRNLITPILRGTQDPAYFARASAVGFFLNFTPSVGAQIPLAVAMWSVTRFLFPRWDFHLGVACAWTLLTSVPTVPPMYYTFIVTGRLMLGRWNETNGFDLFSNALNGMQTTANWWDSLWLELTQLWDLFGLPLFVGSLPWGIGTAWISYFWTLRLIQKHRQKRLAASHPL, from the coding sequence ATGGACCCCAGCCCGGTGACCCCCGTTCAACCTTCTGCGCCACCGATGGCGGCTCCCTGCCCCACGCCCCGACCCAACCGACCCACCGGATGGCGTCGATGGCTGACCATCCTCCGGGTCAACGCCCGCCGCAACCTGATCACTCCGATCTTGCGGGGCACGCAGGATCCGGCCTACTTTGCCCGGGCCTCGGCGGTGGGATTTTTCCTGAATTTCACGCCCTCCGTGGGGGCGCAGATTCCTCTGGCGGTGGCCATGTGGAGCGTGACCCGTTTTCTGTTTCCCCGCTGGGATTTTCATCTCGGGGTGGCCTGCGCCTGGACCCTGCTGACCAGCGTACCGACCGTCCCCCCGATGTATTACACATTCATCGTCACCGGACGGCTGATGCTGGGTCGTTGGAACGAAACCAACGGCTTCGATCTGTTCAGCAATGCCCTCAACGGCATGCAGACCACCGCCAACTGGTGGGACTCCTTGTGGCTGGAACTGACGCAATTGTGGGATCTGTTCGGTCTGCCCCTGTTTGTAGGCTCCCTGCCCTGGGGAATCGGTACCGCCTGGATCAGCTACTTCTGGACCCTGCGCCTGATCCAAAAACATCGTCAAAAGAGGCTGGCCGCCAGTCACCCGCTTTAG
- a CDS encoding polysaccharide deacetylase family protein, whose amino-acid sequence MMWCIRSLGLIGLVWLIGLGASWSVLAQDAEVERKTVYLTFDDGPREGSREILERLTREETPATFFIVGGHIINAERRETFERLRTSPLVQLANHSFSHAREQYQAFYANPEGMLVDFSKNNEILGFTQPPYPTRLPGRIDWRFDDRYIDAYSLPRQSTHKIPRGVTRLFDKGFVIYGWDVEWGRPGKQASLESVEAILTRIRKRLTSEQTVKPGRLVLLMHDFHFNTPQALDSLQAVIQGLKGDGVAFGWMRDY is encoded by the coding sequence ATGATGTGGTGTATACGGTCTTTGGGGCTGATCGGGTTGGTGTGGCTGATCGGGTTGGGAGCGTCATGGTCTGTATTGGCCCAGGATGCGGAGGTTGAACGGAAAACCGTTTATCTGACTTTTGACGACGGACCCAGAGAAGGCAGTCGGGAGATCCTGGAACGGTTGACCCGTGAGGAGACTCCGGCCACCTTTTTCATCGTGGGCGGACACATCATCAACGCAGAACGTCGGGAGACCTTTGAACGTCTGCGGACCTCTCCCCTGGTGCAACTCGCCAACCACTCTTTTTCCCATGCCCGTGAGCAGTATCAGGCCTTTTATGCCAATCCGGAAGGGATGTTGGTAGATTTTTCCAAGAATAACGAGATCCTCGGTTTCACGCAACCACCCTATCCCACCCGTCTGCCCGGGCGCATCGACTGGCGTTTCGATGATCGTTATATCGATGCCTACTCCCTGCCCCGCCAGAGTACCCATAAGATTCCCAGGGGGGTGACCCGTTTGTTTGACAAGGGATTCGTCATCTATGGTTGGGATGTGGAGTGGGGCAGACCCGGCAAACAGGCGTCCCTTGAATCCGTGGAGGCGATCTTGACCCGGATCCGCAAGCGTTTGACCTCGGAACAGACGGTCAAGCCGGGACGTCTGGTGCTGCTGATGCACGATTTTCACTTCAACACCCCCCAGGCCCTCGATTCACTCCAGGCTGTGATCCAGGGACTCAAGGGGGATGGGGTGGCGTTTGGTTGGATGCGGGATTATTGA